The following nucleotide sequence is from Coffea eugenioides isolate CCC68of chromosome 10, Ceug_1.0, whole genome shotgun sequence.
GAAAATTGGAAGAGTTGATGTAAAGAATAAGACCATTGGAATTAATGCATTGAACAGGTGCTGCTAACGTAGGCATAAAAACCTGATGGTGATCCAGACCCGATTGAACGGTGGTTGGTCATGGTAAGGGAAGAGTCTCTCCTCTTTGAGATTTCTTTGTATAGTTTAACAAAATTTTCGTGTATTTTTATATTATACTAATAAATTTTCCTAGATTTTACAAAGCATTAGCAACTAGTTTGGTCTCAATAATATAATTTAGGACTACGTTTGTTTCAATCGCGacattaaaaattaatttagtcGAAATTGTATATTTTAGGTAGGTAggtaccctttttttttaaggttGAGAACTAGAAATAgtaatttattttaacttttaaatCTTGAGAACTaaaagtgcattttttttttcagtttggTAAAATATGACGACTTTGTAATGCTTAACACCTGCTTGAGAGGAAAAGTAAACACAGATGGTTTACTCAGGAATAGAAAAATAATGACAAGTTGAACAACAGAAAAGAACATTACAATGCACTATGTATCTAGCTTGTGTACAGAATACAGTCTTGATCCAATTGTGATCCATGCCACTTAGACTAAGCAATAACTGTTTAAACTTCAAATTCATTCACAAAATGTAATAAGGTCTCCAAAAGAGAGAATGGCAAAGACTTTGAGAAGTTCCATTTGCAGTGGGCAAAGACTTGACGTACTCAAACTAAACAAAGCTGGATATTTGGAACTTTCTTGACTTTAGGCTGCCCATCCAGCATTACTACTCAATTCTGCACAGACTGGAAACCACCTCAATTGCCATAAATTCCATACTAAAGGTCAATGTCCACTTTGGGGACCAGGCCAGTTAAGAAGCACCCAAATAATGAAAGCACCACACCCATCCATTAATTTAACGTCGCGTTATCAAGCTGGCATATTACCCATGAATTCTTCATCTTCTTAGCCAGGAACCTTCTTGTCTCGTTCTCACTCGGCCAAGTATAAAAAGACATTCCCAATGCTGATGTCCTCGCTCAAATCCAAAGCTATCTGATCATATACTAACATATAAATTAACCTCCGCTTCAATTCTTCTCTAGAATTTCACCTTACGATTTTCATACTAGGGATTTCTTCCAGTTAGTATTATTACCAAAATCTAAACCAATGGCCTATACAGGGTATGCTACCCCAATCAAGATCTCCATCTGTATCTTACTTCTTTCATTATTGCTCAATTTTGCTTCTGCGGGGAGGGTGCTTAGTAAGACAGGCCAAGGCCAAGAACAAGATCCTATGGTCTTCAAATACCACAATGGCCCTCTTCTCACAGGAAAGATCTCAATCAACCTTATTTGGTATGGAAGATTCAATCCCTCCCAAAAGGCCATCGTAACTGATTTCATCACCTCACTGTCCTCCCCTTCCCTGTCCTCCCAAGTCCAACCATCAGTTGCCACGTGGTGGAAAAACATCGAGAAGTATTACACCAAAATCAAATCCAAGAAATCCTCCTCACTCCATCTCTTTCTGGGCAACCaaaatttggatgaaaattacTCTCTGGGCAAATCCCTGAAGATGCAACAGATTGAACAATTGGCAGCAAAGGGCGATCAAATGAATGCCATCAACGTAGTCTTGACTTCATCCGATGTCGTGGTCGATGGGTTTTGCTCTAGCAAATGTGGCACCCATAGCTCTCTCCGTTCGAGGGCCGCAATCAAGGGCAAGTACCCAAGATTTGCTTACATTTGGGTTGGAAATTCTGAGACTCAGTGCCCAGGTCAATGTGCCTGGCCATTCCACCAGCCTGTTTATGGACCACAGAGCCCACCATTGATTGCACCAAACAATGACGTGGGTGTTGATGGGATGATTATCAATTTGGCTAGTCTCTTGGCTGGGGCAGTTACCAATCCTTTTGGAAATGGGTATTTTCAGGGACCAGCTGTTGCACCGCTCGAGGCTGCTGCTGCTTGTCCTGGAATATATGGCAAAGGAGCTTACCCGGGCTATGCAGGAGATTTGCTGGTTGATGCTACAACTGGTGCTAGCTATAATGCACATGGCAGCAATGGGAGAAAGTATTTGCTTCCTGCGCTATATGATCCTTCAACTTCTACTTGTTCCACTTTGGtgtgagggaaaaaaaaacaaaaaaaacaaagttaTTGTACTGAACTATAGAGACATTGATATATAGGTGCTGTAGAATTGATTCATTCATTCTTTAATATCAAAATATTACAAGCGAAACTACTCTGCCACagattttttcaattttggtgCATGATCATGGCTttcaaaatcaaccaaaaaaatGATACAGAAAGAATAAATTGATCTTGGTCAACCAAGCTCCTAGATAACTTCGACATGGCTTGGCTAGGAATGCAAATAACTATTGCGGAATACTGGTAAAAATATGGTCTGATGGCTGGAAATTGCCAAGCTCATTCAGCGCTACATTTAATTTTTGGAGTAAAACATGATTAAATGAGATTGAAATACTTTTTAAACGGTTTCCGTATTTGATGTTGCTGTAGATCAAGTGTCTAAAAGGACCTTGTATTACAAAGACAATTTAAGGGGGGGATCAAATtaagaaaatgaaggaaatgaGATCGtccgtttcttttttttttttctttttaaatatgGAGATGGCCTTCCCTATGCTGTAATGTTCCAAACTTTTTTGGTACTTAATTAGCAATAAAAAGAAATCAACTCAAggatgattgaaaaaaaaaagaaaagtgaaagaagaaaagcaaaagaaataaatgaaaatcaacTCAACCGAATGGAAGCTGGGGAAATTTACGTGTATTTTATGGGGTTACATCTAACTATGAAACGGCAGACTTTTAAACTGATAATTGTCCAGAAAAAGTTCGAAAATTTTTGCTCTGGCAATATTGTCAGCCTTAATTATTTATCATCAAGTTTCTCTctatcttaatttttttttttttttatgaataaaaGGAAGTCTCTCTTTCTGTCCTTAGAGCTACTCATCATCAAGTCCCAAAACTGGTTCAAATAAATTCGAGTTAATTCTAGAccaaaattttgactaaacaaAAGGCGAAaaagaagggggaaaaaaaacttACGTTAGTTATTGTGAATCAAGAATCAACTGAGACCTGTcattttcccttcttctttttttccattATGACCAATCTTTTAACTTCATCAGCTTCTGTTTTGTATGTAAagtttaggtttttttttttttttgactcttaTTTTATAATAGCTTACTATAATCTCTCTTTGCACCCTTGCATGGCCGGACCGCCGGAATAGATAATTTTCTGAAGACAAAACAAAACTTGGAATTGGTACTTTCACTTCTTATTAAAAATTGATTGACCGGAGAAATAATCGACATACTTGTATCAACCAACTTCATTAAAGCCATTGATTACATTTTAATACTATTTGACTTTTCTAAATTGCCCCTAAATTATTCATGTAGATAAATCTCATAATCAAGTCAAAAGTGGACAGCAAGGGAACATGCACAAaattaaaaacaagaaaataaattcaaagcACTTAGCAGCCCGAAAGAAATTGCCCGGATGAATCCAGGTGCATGCGGTCCCCTTGGATTCCACAAGCCCGCTGTTTCTCTtactcaaattcaagaggaaaGGATAAAGGATGAAGCTGATAACACAACAATTAAAGCCTTCAAGTCCGCCCCTGGCCCTCCTCAATTTGCACTGGCAAAAGGCAAATTCATGTTGTTTTCCCATTGTAGCAGTCAACTATAGCAAAGATACAACCAGGCTTAACAGGTGTCATTAAACTAACAACGCGTTCTAATGCTGGCACTTCACTAAGGTTGAAAGCTCTAGAAACTCAAATCAATCAACTATATAAGGGCCTAATGGCCACATCCCAATTCATATCAACTTCTACCTCAGAAAGCAAATTGCACAAATTTTATCTCTTTCAACTCCTATAAGGTTTCCATATTGGTCTAGCAGAGTTTGAATTGCAGAAATTACTTATGGCCTATACAAACATCCAAACCAGAGTGCTAATGCAAGTATTGTTGGCACTGGCCTTTCTCAGTGTAGCTTCAGCAGGGAGGGTACTGAATGGTAAGGAACAAGATATTGTGCTTTTCCAATACCATAATGGTCCTCTCCTTCATGGAAAAATCTCCATCAATCTTATTTGGTATGGCCAATTCAAGTCATCCCAAAACGCCATCATAGCCGATTTCATCACCTCTCTAATTTCATTACCACAACCTCAAGTCCAGCCTTCTGTAGCAATGTGGTTCAAGAACATTGACAAGTATTACACAGCAATCAAATCCAAGAAATCTTCTTCATTCCAACTCTTTTTGGGTCACCAAATCTCTTTTCAAGACTACCCTTTGGGAAAATCCCTCAAAGTGCAGCAAATTGAACAGTTAGCAGCAAAGGGTGATCAAATGAATGCCATCAATGTTGTCTTGACTTCAATGGACGTGGCAGTTGAAGGATTTTGCTCTAGCAAATGTGGGACACATGGTTCTCTCCGTTCGAAGACCTCCACTGTCAAAGGCAAGAGCCCAAGGTTCGCTTACATTTGGGTTGGAAACTCAGAGACTCAATGCCCAGGTCAATGTGCCTGGCCATTCCATCAGCCAATTTATGGACCACAGAACCCACCTTTAGTGGCACCCAACAATGATGTAGGATTGGATGGAATGGTGATCAACTTAGCTAGTCTCTTGGCCGGGACTATAGCCAATCCTTTTGGAAATGGTTATTATCAGGGACCAGCTGATGCACCACTTGAAGCTGCCTCAGCTTGTACTGGGATTTATGGCAAGGGGGCTTACCCAGGTTATGCTGGGGATTTGTTGGTAGACCTTACCAGTGGTGCAAGCTACAATGCACATGGTACCAATGGAAGAAAGTATCTCCTTCCTGCATTATATGATCCTTCCACTTCTACCTGTTCAACTTTAGTTTAGGCCTTTAGGGAAGTGGGCTGTGCCTGTGCTTTCTTAGTTTGATGATATATTCTAGTATTGATAGAATATTCATGGTATtgttttatattaaaaaaaatgtatatggTATTGTAAACTATGTAGAGAAATAGCTTGGTTCATTACTTTAATAATAATTTCTTCGTATAGCATATTTACAATAGTTCGGGATTCCGCAACTTCCATTTTCAAGTAGCTCTTGATAGAAAATGACGAAAGATTGAtggtttaattgttttatttggTTAGCTATCATTTCCTGCTCTCAACTGCAACCAATGGCTGTGAATAATAAACATGCGTATAAAGAAGAAAATTGAACTAACGTATATGACTTCAGTTTTAATTCTTGTTATACAGAAGAAAAATTAGACAGGTTATTCTTATCTCATTTGTGCTTAGTTTCAAAAGCCTTCACATTCTTATCCGTTcaagtggttttttttttcacttttcaaaTAGGATAgtgaataaattttatatttttagggAGGAAATAcgagagtaaaagaaaattttataaaatttaggGGAGAGCATATGAGGTTCAATTCAAAAGTTGTCAATTGCAAAAAGTTTCAATCCTTCCCAAAGTCCCGTATTTGAAGAATTCAAAATTACAATTGTCAGAACGAATTTTTGTTTGTGCAATGGGCACAACCACCTTGAAATCATTATCAAAATTCGCTGGAAAGTAATCCAGGAGATGCGTCTGAAATTCTAGTATACTTCTCTAGCAGCTTGATGGGTAGCCAATACCGAAACAGGGTTTAGGGAGCAAGGAAACATTCTCAGGATATTGGCTGGGAGGAAGAAATCCAGGAGAAGCTGATACTGCAAAATAATATTGAGCACTTCCATTTTCGCCATACGAGTTTAAGAAGCAGGGTGTTCGAAGTGAAAACGATTGCCTCAAGATGGGATTAAAGACGTGGAAATCTAGATAGTTCCCTCAAAGAACAGGACCATTTGACGGACATCGAAGCCGACGGAATATCCTGGCAAAAATCAAGTCTAGTTACAAAGAGATCATCTCTTTTCTGGATACTATTGGTGGGCAGAAACGCAATATCCCAAACGAAATCGACAGGATCTCCTTGGGACAATGTCACGCGCAGGAAGGGAAAATGGAACCCCTGATTTCTTTTGCCAGGAGATGTAAGCCCGGCAAAACAAAGATCCCCGGGAGGATGCGACCCCATGTTTTGGAGATGCACTTGAATCTGACAACAAATTTTAGAGGGCATAGGAATAGAATTGAGATAATCAATCA
It contains:
- the LOC113749617 gene encoding protein EXORDIUM-like; this encodes MAYTGYATPIKISICILLLSLLLNFASAGRVLSKTGQGQEQDPMVFKYHNGPLLTGKISINLIWYGRFNPSQKAIVTDFITSLSSPSLSSQVQPSVATWWKNIEKYYTKIKSKKSSSLHLFLGNQNLDENYSLGKSLKMQQIEQLAAKGDQMNAINVVLTSSDVVVDGFCSSKCGTHSSLRSRAAIKGKYPRFAYIWVGNSETQCPGQCAWPFHQPVYGPQSPPLIAPNNDVGVDGMIINLASLLAGAVTNPFGNGYFQGPAVAPLEAAAACPGIYGKGAYPGYAGDLLVDATTGASYNAHGSNGRKYLLPALYDPSTSTCSTLV
- the LOC113749855 gene encoding protein EXORDIUM-like, whose protein sequence is MAYTNIQTRVLMQVLLALAFLSVASAGRVLNGKEQDIVLFQYHNGPLLHGKISINLIWYGQFKSSQNAIIADFITSLISLPQPQVQPSVAMWFKNIDKYYTAIKSKKSSSFQLFLGHQISFQDYPLGKSLKVQQIEQLAAKGDQMNAINVVLTSMDVAVEGFCSSKCGTHGSLRSKTSTVKGKSPRFAYIWVGNSETQCPGQCAWPFHQPIYGPQNPPLVAPNNDVGLDGMVINLASLLAGTIANPFGNGYYQGPADAPLEAASACTGIYGKGAYPGYAGDLLVDLTSGASYNAHGTNGRKYLLPALYDPSTSTCSTLV